A genomic stretch from Aminivibrio sp. includes:
- a CDS encoding adenosine-specific kinase encodes MPEITRWSLVQLEFPEDCNIILGQSHFIKTVEDLFEALVTSSPSLRFGIAFCEASGDCLIRKDGNDDDLVAVATANAEKTACGHSFVVVLRNGYPINVLNRIKDCQEVCRIFAATANPIQVIVCESDQGRGIAGVIDGYVPRGVENGEDAEKRKNLLRSVIGYKR; translated from the coding sequence ATGCCGGAAATCACCAGGTGGTCCCTTGTGCAGCTAGAGTTCCCCGAGGACTGCAATATCATCCTTGGGCAGAGCCACTTTATCAAGACCGTGGAAGATCTTTTCGAAGCCCTCGTAACATCTTCGCCTTCTCTTCGTTTCGGAATCGCTTTCTGTGAAGCTTCGGGAGACTGCCTCATCCGGAAAGACGGAAATGATGATGATCTGGTGGCTGTGGCCACGGCGAACGCGGAAAAAACAGCCTGCGGCCATTCTTTCGTTGTGGTTCTCCGAAACGGGTATCCCATCAACGTTCTCAACAGGATCAAGGACTGCCAGGAAGTCTGCCGTATTTTCGCCGCCACGGCGAACCCCATCCAGGTGATCGTGTGCGAGAGCGACCAGGGGAGAGGCATCGCGGGAGTCATCGACGGGTATGTTCCCAGGGGGGTGGAAAACGGTGAGGATGCGGAAAAAAGAAAGAACCTTCTCCGTTCGGTC